AAAAATGAAGAAAAATAAGAGTGGTACAAAAATATTGGATCGATTGATTACGATAGTTGTTTCATATAGCATAGCATTTTCTATATTTGCACTCGCAACAACGGCGGTGGTATACGGAAAATGGCTATATTATTTTGAAATTGATTTTTTAAATATCCCAGATTTAGCGGATATGACAAAGGCTGATATTAAAAGGAATTATGATGTGCTGATCACATATTTATCTCCGTTTTATGATGGAGCATTACAGTTGCCAACATTAGATATGTCTACAAATGGCCGTATTCATTTTGTAGATGTTAAAAATATTTTAGTAAAGATTCAATATGTGATGTATGTGACAATTATGATTGCAATAGCAGGCGGCATTTATTTATTAAAAAAGAAAAATGAAAAGTTTTTACTACACGGATCGATTTTAACAATTATCTTTCCAATCGCGCTTATGTTACCGATCGCTATTAATTTTGAAAAGAGTTTTGTATTGTTCCATAAGCTTTTATTCAGCAATGATTATTGGATGTTTGATATTGAAACAGATCCGATTATATTAATGTTACCAGAAGAA
This Bacillus paramycoides DNA region includes the following protein-coding sequences:
- a CDS encoding TIGR01906 family membrane protein; this encodes MKKNKSGTKILDRLITIVVSYSIAFSIFALATTAVVYGKWLYYFEIDFLNIPDLADMTKADIKRNYDVLITYLSPFYDGALQLPTLDMSTNGRIHFVDVKNILVKIQYVMYVTIMIAIAGGIYLLKKKNEKFLLHGSILTIIFPIALMLPIAINFEKSFVLFHKLLFSNDYWMFDIETDPIILMLPEEFFMHAACVILLFILCGSIICFSLYRYFVKKKKISKEKFSV